One part of the Rhodococcus oxybenzonivorans genome encodes these proteins:
- the gndA gene encoding NADP-dependent phosphogluconate dehydrogenase has translation MTITNEGARAQIGVTGLAVMGSNIARNLARHGHTVALHNRSIAKTDALIAEHGGDGDFVRTETVEEFVAALQKPRRVLIMVKAGDPTDAVIEELAAAMEPGDIIIDGGNALYTDTIRREASLRERGLHFVGAGISGGEEGALNGPSIMPGGPKESYEALGPLLESIAAQVDGTPCCTHIGPDGSGHFVKMVHNGIEYADMQLIGEAYNLFRDALGYDADKIAEVFTEWNSGDLESYLVEITAEVLKQKDAKTGKALVDVIVDAAEQKGTGRWTVKSALDLGVPVTGIAEAVFARALSGSREQRKAAVGLASGQLADKPADAAQFTEDIRQALYASKVVAYAQGFDQIAAGSAEYDWDLHPADLATIWRGGCIIRARFLNRIKDAYDENPTLPSLILAPYFRDAIETAIDSWRRVVSTATLLGIPVPAFASSLSYYDALRAERLPAALTQGQRDFFGAHTYERTDAEGKFHTLWSGDRSEVQA, from the coding sequence ATGACTATCACCAACGAGGGCGCCCGCGCCCAGATCGGCGTGACGGGACTGGCCGTCATGGGCTCGAATATTGCCCGCAACCTCGCCCGGCACGGGCACACCGTGGCTTTGCACAACCGCAGCATCGCCAAAACCGATGCGCTCATCGCGGAGCACGGCGGCGACGGCGACTTCGTCCGGACCGAAACGGTCGAGGAGTTCGTGGCGGCGCTGCAGAAACCGCGCCGCGTGCTGATCATGGTCAAGGCCGGCGACCCCACCGACGCGGTCATCGAGGAACTCGCTGCGGCCATGGAGCCGGGTGACATCATCATCGACGGTGGCAACGCCCTGTACACGGACACCATTCGGCGGGAGGCGTCGCTGCGCGAGCGCGGCCTGCATTTCGTCGGCGCCGGCATCTCCGGTGGTGAGGAAGGGGCGCTGAACGGCCCGTCGATCATGCCGGGCGGCCCCAAGGAGTCGTACGAGGCTCTCGGACCGCTGCTCGAATCGATTGCGGCGCAGGTCGACGGAACCCCGTGCTGCACCCACATCGGCCCCGACGGCTCCGGGCACTTCGTGAAGATGGTCCACAACGGCATCGAGTACGCCGACATGCAGCTGATCGGTGAGGCGTACAACCTTTTCCGTGACGCACTCGGGTACGACGCCGACAAGATCGCCGAGGTGTTCACCGAGTGGAACTCCGGCGATCTCGAAAGCTACCTGGTGGAGATCACCGCCGAGGTGTTGAAGCAGAAGGACGCGAAGACGGGCAAGGCCCTCGTCGACGTGATCGTCGACGCCGCCGAGCAGAAGGGCACCGGCCGCTGGACCGTCAAGTCCGCGCTCGACCTCGGTGTGCCCGTCACCGGGATCGCCGAGGCCGTGTTCGCGCGCGCCTTGTCCGGCTCCCGGGAGCAGCGCAAGGCCGCCGTCGGTCTGGCGTCCGGTCAGCTCGCGGACAAGCCCGCCGACGCCGCTCAGTTCACCGAGGACATCCGCCAGGCGCTGTACGCGTCGAAGGTGGTGGCCTACGCGCAGGGCTTCGACCAGATCGCCGCGGGCAGTGCCGAATACGACTGGGACCTGCACCCCGCCGATCTGGCCACCATCTGGCGCGGCGGCTGCATCATCCGGGCACGTTTCCTCAACCGCATCAAGGACGCGTACGACGAGAACCCGACGCTGCCGAGCCTCATCCTCGCGCCCTATTTCCGGGACGCCATCGAGACCGCCATCGACAGCTGGCGTCGGGTGGTGTCCACCGCGACCCTGCTCGGTATCCCGGTCCCGGCGTTCGCCTCGTCGCTGTCCTACTACGACGCCCTGCGCGCGGAGCGGTTGCCCGCGGCGCTGACTCAGGGGCAGCGTGACTTCTTCGGTGCCCACACCTACGAGCGGACCGACGCCGAAGGTAAGTTCCACACGCTGTGGAGCGGTGACCGCAGCGAAGTGCAGGCCTGA
- a CDS encoding DEAD/DEAH box helicase: MPEHENTSAPVGETFLGLGVPAVMTHALDRSGIRAPFPIQAATIPDALAGKDVLGRAPTGSGKTLAFGLPMLVRLAGAASRRGFPRGIVLVPTRELALQIERALDEPALSMGLRVATVVGGIPIKRQVEVLSRGVDLLVATPGRLADHLGQGSVSLDDVAVVTVDEADHMAEMGFLPQVVRILDETPPGGQRLLFSATLDGEVDSLVRRYLRDPVTHSTAPASAAVTTMVHHLLYVDRNDKYSVVAHIGARSGRTLMFVRTKHGVDRVAKELHAAGISAGALHGGKTQNRRTRTLASFADGTTPVLVATDVAARGIHVDDISLVVHVDPPTEPKAYLHRAGRTARAGEAGVVVTLVTEDERTAVEQMTRTAGIDVAGVPVRPGDRLLAELTGARRPSGKPVPAPDTRAPAQDTPKKGRRAADTGDRPSRRGRVGEVPARAGSRRGRNPGHGSTPHGHRSRGAH; this comes from the coding sequence ATGCCCGAACACGAGAACACCTCCGCACCGGTGGGTGAGACGTTCCTCGGGCTCGGTGTGCCCGCAGTGATGACCCATGCCCTCGACCGCAGTGGCATCCGCGCGCCCTTCCCCATCCAGGCCGCCACCATTCCCGACGCCCTCGCCGGCAAGGATGTGCTGGGCCGCGCTCCCACCGGGTCCGGCAAAACGCTCGCGTTCGGGTTGCCCATGCTGGTGCGCCTCGCGGGTGCCGCCAGTCGCCGCGGATTCCCCCGCGGGATCGTCCTCGTTCCCACCCGGGAACTGGCATTGCAGATCGAACGGGCACTCGACGAACCGGCACTGTCGATGGGACTGCGGGTGGCCACGGTGGTCGGCGGCATCCCGATCAAGCGCCAGGTGGAGGTGTTGTCGCGGGGAGTCGATCTTCTGGTCGCGACACCCGGGCGCCTCGCCGACCATCTCGGTCAGGGTTCGGTCTCCCTCGACGACGTTGCCGTGGTGACGGTCGACGAGGCCGACCACATGGCCGAGATGGGCTTCCTCCCCCAGGTCGTGCGGATCCTGGACGAAACACCTCCGGGAGGGCAGCGACTGCTGTTCTCCGCCACCCTCGACGGTGAGGTGGACAGCCTCGTCCGGCGCTACCTGCGCGACCCGGTCACTCATTCGACGGCGCCCGCCTCGGCCGCGGTGACGACGATGGTCCATCACCTTCTCTACGTCGACCGGAACGACAAATATTCGGTGGTCGCACATATCGGTGCGCGGTCGGGGCGCACTCTGATGTTCGTGCGCACCAAGCACGGGGTGGACCGGGTGGCCAAGGAATTGCATGCCGCCGGCATCTCGGCAGGCGCCTTGCACGGCGGCAAGACCCAGAACCGCCGTACCCGCACTCTCGCATCGTTCGCGGACGGAACGACCCCGGTGCTGGTGGCCACGGACGTCGCGGCCCGCGGCATCCACGTCGACGACATCTCCCTGGTGGTCCACGTCGACCCGCCCACCGAACCCAAGGCCTACCTGCACCGTGCCGGGCGGACCGCGCGGGCCGGTGAGGCCGGGGTGGTGGTCACCCTCGTGACGGAGGACGAACGCACCGCCGTCGAGCAGATGACGCGCACGGCGGGGATCGACGTAGCGGGGGTGCCGGTGCGCCCCGGCGACCGGCTGTTGGCCGAGCTCACCGGCGCCCGCCGCCCCAGCGGTAAACCGGTGCCCGCACCCGACACCCGGGCGCCCGCCCAGGACACCCCGAAGAAGGGCCGCCGGGCCGCCGATACCGGCGATCGCCCGTCCCGGCGCGGCCGCGTCGGTGAGGTGCCGGCCCGAGCCGGAAGTCGGCGTGGACGCAATCCCGGACATGGCTCAACTCCGCACGGACACCGCAGTCGCGGAGCACACTGA
- a CDS encoding DMT family transporter encodes MSLPLASVLCALVAALLFACASVAQQSAASVVPEDAGLMTSLVRSPRWWAGVAGDGGGYIMQAVALALGSVLVVQPLLVTALLFALPLSAKFSGYRLNRTTWVLAVALAAALALFLVVGNPTEGNIDAPFREWVIPLAIVGSVVAAAALAGMTKIGPGWRALLLGAASGALYGVAVAFTKYVVELVPRGLWTVLSSWQTWSLVAAGLVGVYLQQRAFQVGPLSASLPALTIAEPLAAVFLGMTVLDERLRVDGPGLIVVGCAVAVMLIATIGLSRSQAQRTAGTAATSPVSS; translated from the coding sequence ATGTCCCTGCCGCTCGCGTCGGTGCTGTGCGCATTGGTCGCGGCCCTGCTCTTCGCGTGTGCCTCGGTCGCGCAGCAGAGCGCCGCGTCCGTGGTCCCCGAGGATGCGGGCCTGATGACGTCGCTGGTGCGCAGCCCCCGGTGGTGGGCCGGTGTCGCCGGTGACGGCGGCGGCTACATCATGCAGGCCGTTGCCTTGGCGCTCGGGTCGGTGCTCGTCGTGCAACCTCTCCTCGTCACCGCCCTGCTGTTCGCGCTCCCCCTGTCGGCGAAATTCTCGGGCTACCGGCTCAACCGGACCACCTGGGTTCTGGCAGTCGCCCTGGCCGCCGCTCTCGCACTGTTTCTCGTCGTCGGTAATCCCACCGAGGGAAACATCGACGCCCCCTTCCGGGAATGGGTGATTCCTCTGGCGATCGTCGGGTCGGTGGTGGCCGCCGCCGCGCTCGCCGGGATGACGAAGATCGGCCCGGGGTGGCGGGCCCTCCTCCTCGGCGCCGCCAGCGGCGCCCTCTACGGTGTCGCGGTCGCGTTCACCAAATACGTGGTCGAACTCGTTCCCCGCGGACTGTGGACGGTCCTGAGCAGCTGGCAGACGTGGTCACTGGTCGCCGCCGGACTCGTAGGGGTGTACCTGCAGCAACGTGCGTTCCAGGTGGGCCCGCTGTCGGCGTCCCTGCCGGCGCTGACCATCGCCGAACCCCTCGCCGCGGTCTTCCTCGGCATGACCGTCCTCGACGAACGGCTGCGCGTCGACGGGCCCGGACTGATCGTGGTCGGGTGCGCGGTCGCGGTGATGCTGATCGCCACCATCGGGTTGTCCCGGTCGCAGGCGCAGCGCACGGCGGGCACCGCTGCAACTTCCCCGGTATCGTCGTGA
- a CDS encoding GuaB1 family IMP dehydrogenase-related protein → MQFLDGQRPPYDLTYDDVFLVPSRTEVTSRFDVDLSTSDGTGTTIPIVVANMTAVSGRRMAETVARRGGLVVLPQDLPIPAVAETVSFVKSRHLVADTPVTLGPDAAVSDALALLPKRAHGAVVVVDTNRPVGVVTEAACSDVDRFARLLSVALTDFVTAPVTATPREVFELLEGRHDSLAVIVNPDGTLAGVLTRTGTIRAGIYQPAVDEAGQLRIAAAVGVNGDVAAKARALVDAGADLLVVDTAHGHQQKMIDALGALKKADLGVPLVAGNVVSAAGTRDLIDAGADIVKVGVGPGAMCTTRMMTGVGRPQFSAVAECAAQARALGAHVWADGGVRHPRDVALALAAGASNVMIGSWFAGTYESPGDLHVDQAGNAYKESFGMASKRAVAARTATDTAFDRARKGLFEEGISSSRMRLDPERPGVEDLIDHICSGVRSTCTYAGARTLEELHAQAVLGVQSAAGFAEGRPLPAGW, encoded by the coding sequence GTGCAGTTTCTCGACGGGCAACGCCCTCCCTATGACCTGACGTACGACGACGTGTTCCTGGTGCCCAGCCGCACCGAGGTCACCTCCCGGTTCGACGTCGACCTGTCCACCTCGGACGGCACCGGGACCACCATTCCGATCGTCGTGGCCAACATGACCGCCGTCTCCGGGCGCCGCATGGCCGAAACGGTGGCGCGCCGGGGCGGTCTCGTCGTACTTCCGCAGGACCTTCCGATCCCGGCGGTTGCGGAAACCGTGTCCTTCGTGAAAAGCCGGCATCTGGTGGCCGACACCCCCGTCACGCTCGGTCCGGACGCCGCCGTGTCCGACGCCCTCGCGCTGCTTCCCAAACGGGCCCACGGCGCGGTCGTCGTCGTCGACACCAACCGGCCCGTCGGCGTGGTCACCGAGGCCGCCTGCTCGGACGTCGACCGATTCGCCCGACTGCTATCCGTGGCGCTCACCGACTTCGTCACGGCCCCGGTCACCGCCACCCCGCGCGAGGTGTTCGAACTGCTCGAGGGCCGGCACGATTCGCTCGCCGTGATCGTCAACCCCGACGGCACCCTCGCCGGGGTCCTCACCCGCACCGGCACGATCCGCGCCGGCATCTATCAGCCCGCGGTCGACGAGGCCGGGCAGCTGCGCATCGCCGCCGCCGTCGGCGTCAACGGAGACGTCGCCGCGAAGGCCCGCGCGCTCGTCGACGCCGGTGCCGACCTCCTCGTCGTCGACACGGCGCACGGTCACCAGCAGAAAATGATCGACGCGCTCGGCGCCCTGAAGAAGGCCGACCTCGGCGTGCCGCTCGTGGCGGGCAACGTCGTCTCCGCGGCCGGAACCCGTGATCTGATCGACGCGGGCGCGGACATCGTCAAGGTCGGTGTCGGACCGGGCGCCATGTGCACCACCCGGATGATGACCGGGGTGGGCCGCCCCCAGTTCTCGGCTGTCGCGGAATGCGCCGCCCAGGCCCGGGCGCTGGGTGCGCACGTCTGGGCGGACGGAGGCGTCCGTCACCCCCGTGACGTGGCCCTCGCGCTCGCCGCGGGCGCGTCGAACGTCATGATCGGGTCCTGGTTCGCCGGCACCTACGAGTCCCCCGGCGACCTGCATGTCGACCAGGCCGGCAACGCGTACAAGGAGAGCTTCGGGATGGCGTCCAAGCGTGCGGTCGCCGCGCGCACCGCCACCGACACCGCCTTCGACCGTGCCCGGAAAGGACTGTTCGAGGAGGGTATTTCCAGTTCCCGGATGCGGTTGGACCCGGAACGCCCCGGAGTCGAGGACCTGATCGACCACATCTGCTCCGGGGTGCGCAGCACCTGCACCTACGCCGGCGCCCGCACCCTCGAGGAACTGCACGCCCAAGCGGTGCTCGGGGTGCAGTCGGCGGCCGGGTTCGCCGAGGGCCGCCCCCTTCCGGCCGGTTGGTGA
- a CDS encoding hemolysin family protein, with protein sequence MDIALSILALLGFLALTAGTALFVAAEFSLTALERSTVDSHARGGDRRSRQVQHAHRTLSFQLSGAQLGITITTLVTGYLSEPVLARFITPVLSAVGFSESAAAATSLVIALVLATSFSMVFGELVPKNLAIAHPLPTARATAGMQAAFSLIFKWAINGLNGTANWLVRRLGIEPAEELRSARSPQELGSLVRTSAQRGAIDKGTALLVNRSLRFGERTAEELMTPRVKIESLATTDTVADLIDTAARTGFSRFPVVDGDLDDSVGIVHIKHAFAVPAGRRRTTRLNTLAQKVPVVPSSLDGDALMERIRSDGMQVALVVDEYGGTAGMVTMEDLIEEIVGDVRDEHDEPEIDVQRIGDGWSCSGLLRIDEVSETTGYTAPEGEYETLGGLVLTHLGRIPVDGDKVELPIPDTALYPDGRWIATVTHMDGRRIDRVLLTPVPVETDEEEADDE encoded by the coding sequence ATGGACATCGCACTCAGCATTCTCGCTCTGCTCGGCTTCCTCGCCTTGACCGCAGGCACCGCACTGTTCGTCGCAGCGGAATTCTCCCTCACCGCACTCGAACGCAGCACCGTCGATTCGCACGCCCGGGGCGGTGACCGGCGTTCGAGGCAGGTCCAGCATGCCCACCGCACGCTGTCGTTCCAGTTGTCCGGCGCGCAGCTCGGCATCACGATCACCACACTCGTCACCGGCTATCTGTCGGAACCGGTCCTGGCCCGGTTCATCACCCCGGTGCTGTCCGCGGTCGGGTTCAGCGAATCTGCCGCCGCGGCAACGTCGTTGGTGATCGCCCTCGTCCTCGCCACCTCGTTCTCCATGGTGTTCGGGGAACTGGTCCCCAAGAACCTGGCCATCGCCCATCCCCTGCCCACGGCACGTGCGACGGCAGGCATGCAGGCGGCATTTTCCCTGATCTTCAAGTGGGCGATCAACGGGCTCAACGGAACGGCCAACTGGCTGGTCCGGCGCCTCGGCATCGAGCCCGCAGAGGAATTGCGGTCGGCGCGGTCACCGCAGGAACTCGGTTCCCTGGTCCGCACCTCCGCCCAGCGCGGCGCCATCGACAAGGGAACAGCGTTGCTGGTCAATCGCTCCCTGCGATTCGGTGAACGCACCGCCGAGGAATTGATGACACCGCGGGTGAAAATCGAGTCGCTGGCCACCACCGACACGGTGGCCGATTTGATCGACACCGCCGCCCGCACCGGGTTCTCCCGATTTCCGGTCGTCGACGGCGACCTCGACGACTCCGTCGGGATCGTGCACATCAAGCATGCGTTCGCGGTGCCTGCCGGTCGTCGCCGTACCACCCGGCTCAACACCCTTGCGCAGAAGGTCCCGGTGGTGCCGTCGAGCCTCGACGGTGACGCCCTCATGGAGCGGATTCGTTCCGACGGAATGCAGGTGGCGCTGGTGGTCGACGAGTACGGCGGCACCGCGGGCATGGTCACCATGGAGGACTTGATCGAGGAAATCGTCGGTGACGTCCGCGACGAGCACGACGAACCGGAGATCGACGTCCAGCGGATCGGTGACGGCTGGTCGTGCTCCGGTCTGCTGCGCATCGACGAGGTATCCGAGACCACCGGCTACACAGCACCGGAGGGCGAGTACGAAACCCTCGGCGGCCTGGTCCTGACCCATCTGGGCCGAATTCCGGTAGACGGCGACAAGGTGGAACTGCCCATACCCGACACGGCGCTGTACCCCGACGGCCGGTGGATCGCGACGGTGACCCACATGGACGGACGGCGTATCGACCGAGTGCTGCTCACACCGGTTCCCGTGGAGACGGACGAGGAGGAGGCCGACGATGAGTGA
- a CDS encoding hemolysin family protein, with protein MSDLFGMLLTFVLLAGNAFFVGAEFALISARRDRLEALEAQGKKRARTVILAGENLSLMLAAAQLGITICSILLGKVAEPAIAHLLEVPLHAVGLPDGLLHPVAFTVALALVVVLHILLGEMVPKNIALAGPERSAMLLVPVHLMFITLARPLISFYNLCANATLRLMRVEPKDELDVTVSAVELSEMIGESRSEGLIDAEEHRRLTQALETTDRTVSEVMIPLDKVRTVPLSAGGTRLGAIEEAVIETGYSRYPVRADDGSLFGYLHLKDVLDDILDEDAGPDTVIPRSDIRPLPRMATTTPLAEALAGLRRASSHLGAAADPSGRIVGIVALEDLVEEYVGTVRDGTHRVNGMNPGQRTS; from the coding sequence ATGAGTGATCTCTTCGGAATGCTGCTCACCTTCGTGCTGCTCGCCGGCAACGCGTTTTTCGTCGGCGCCGAATTCGCCCTCATCTCCGCCCGCCGTGACCGCCTCGAGGCGCTCGAAGCGCAAGGAAAGAAACGTGCCCGGACGGTGATCCTGGCCGGCGAGAACCTGTCGCTGATGCTGGCGGCCGCCCAGCTCGGCATCACGATCTGCTCCATCCTGCTCGGCAAGGTCGCCGAACCGGCGATCGCGCACCTGCTCGAAGTGCCGCTCCACGCCGTCGGCCTGCCCGACGGATTGCTGCATCCGGTGGCGTTCACCGTCGCCCTGGCACTCGTCGTGGTGCTGCACATCCTGCTCGGGGAAATGGTGCCGAAGAACATCGCTCTCGCGGGACCCGAACGGTCCGCGATGCTGCTGGTGCCCGTGCATCTGATGTTCATCACATTGGCCCGGCCGCTGATTTCCTTCTACAACCTGTGCGCCAACGCCACGTTGAGGTTGATGCGCGTCGAACCCAAGGACGAACTCGACGTCACCGTCTCGGCCGTGGAGTTGTCGGAAATGATCGGTGAGTCCCGCTCGGAGGGACTGATCGACGCGGAGGAGCACCGTCGGCTCACCCAGGCGCTCGAGACCACCGACCGCACGGTCAGCGAGGTGATGATTCCTCTCGACAAGGTCCGCACGGTGCCGCTGTCGGCGGGGGGGACCCGCCTCGGCGCCATCGAGGAAGCGGTGATCGAAACCGGCTACTCCCGCTACCCGGTCCGCGCGGACGACGGTTCCCTGTTCGGGTATTTGCACCTCAAGGACGTCCTCGACGACATCCTCGACGAGGACGCCGGCCCGGACACCGTGATCCCCCGCTCCGATATTCGTCCGCTGCCGCGCATGGCGACCACCACACCGCTCGCCGAGGCACTCGCGGGTCTGCGCCGGGCCAGTTCCCACCTCGGTGCGGCCGCGGACCCGTCGGGCCGGATCGTCGGGATCGTCGCACTCGAAGACCTCGTCGAGGAGTACGTGGGCACCGTGCGTGACGGCACCCACCGGGTGAACGGGATGAACCCGGGGCAGCGGACGAGTTGA
- a CDS encoding 3-methyladenine DNA glycosylase → MRPPDNTVTGRPLAVLASGDWTARRTRHRDRVARIVEPYQERKAAGISHPVHDFLFTYYSLRPNQLRRWHPGYGTALTGPGSDDYLRYTGYRSETVEGDPVVTVDPAVLEHRRSTVEFVAGLLAATEARTPRLNCFGLHEWAMVYRGGAEAIRHHRVPLRLGFDGTDAVVESMHLRCTHYDAFRFFTPEAAPRNESALDRDGQIRREQPGCLHAGMDLYKWAYKLGSLVDSDLVMDCFEHALAARELDMQASPYDLSEYGYAPVPIEAPSGRAEYVRRQQQLAQRAAPLRAGLLERCRQLLS, encoded by the coding sequence GTGCGGCCACCGGACAACACGGTCACCGGACGCCCGCTCGCGGTGCTGGCGTCCGGTGACTGGACGGCTCGACGGACCCGCCACCGCGACCGGGTGGCACGAATCGTCGAGCCGTATCAGGAACGCAAGGCGGCCGGAATCAGCCATCCGGTGCACGACTTCCTCTTCACCTACTACAGCTTGCGCCCCAACCAGCTGCGTCGATGGCACCCGGGTTACGGGACGGCGCTCACCGGTCCGGGGTCCGACGACTACCTCCGCTACACCGGCTACCGGTCGGAAACCGTCGAGGGAGACCCTGTTGTCACCGTCGACCCCGCGGTGCTCGAGCATCGCCGAAGCACCGTCGAATTCGTGGCCGGGCTTCTGGCGGCCACTGAAGCCCGCACTCCACGCCTGAACTGCTTCGGCCTGCACGAATGGGCGATGGTGTACCGGGGCGGCGCCGAGGCGATCCGCCACCACAGGGTGCCGCTGCGCCTCGGGTTCGACGGCACCGACGCGGTGGTCGAATCGATGCATTTGCGCTGCACCCACTACGACGCGTTCCGGTTCTTCACCCCTGAGGCGGCGCCCCGCAACGAGTCCGCACTCGACCGGGACGGCCAGATCCGCCGCGAGCAACCCGGCTGCCTGCACGCGGGCATGGATCTGTACAAGTGGGCGTACAAACTTGGGTCGCTCGTCGACTCGGACCTGGTGATGGACTGTTTCGAGCATGCACTCGCCGCACGCGAACTCGATATGCAGGCCAGCCCCTACGACCTGTCCGAGTACGGATACGCCCCTGTGCCCATCGAGGCTCCCTCCGGGCGTGCAGAATACGTACGACGGCAGCAGCAGCTCGCGCAACGGGCCGCCCCGCTGCGCGCCGGCCTGCTCGAGCGGTGCCGTCAACTGCTGTCGTAG
- a CDS encoding CoA transferase yields MQPASHRIECPDPGAFLAARLPVFDLAAGSLAAVATAVDRFRVSCGWGPRSWRLDPERIAAAFSSDRLLRVAGAPVSGFAELSGFFAVSDGWVRTHANYPHHRRRLLGAIDLAEDAGRGAFAGRLRKFTAAEVEERAFAAQAVASAVRTQEEWAATPQGAAAASGDLVPTVVHPGHSPGSRRSGQASATTPLSEITVLDLTRVIAGPVATRTLALLGAEVLRIDPPFLPEIAVQHLDTGQGKRSTLLDVTSVAGRRRWEELLSDANVVVTGYRPGALDTLLDRAPAQVVRGRVSAWGRTGPWAGRRGFDSIVQAASGISLVEGGHAPGALPAQALDHASGYLLAAGIVDALTAHRSDGCGRTVDVSLARTGAWLLSAPGRSADPPAAAVPGPNAVVSHGTSVTSRPALAEYDDYPFPARPWGEDPAAWAATR; encoded by the coding sequence GTGCAGCCCGCCTCCCACCGCATCGAGTGCCCCGACCCGGGCGCCTTCCTCGCCGCTCGGCTTCCCGTCTTCGACCTGGCGGCGGGGTCGCTCGCGGCCGTCGCCACCGCCGTCGACAGATTCCGGGTGTCCTGCGGGTGGGGTCCGCGGTCGTGGCGGCTCGACCCCGAGCGGATCGCAGCAGCGTTCTCCAGCGACCGGCTGTTGCGAGTGGCGGGGGCACCGGTGTCCGGGTTCGCCGAGCTGTCCGGCTTCTTTGCTGTCTCCGACGGCTGGGTGCGTACCCACGCCAACTATCCGCACCACCGTCGCCGGCTTCTCGGGGCGATCGATCTCGCCGAGGATGCCGGCCGGGGGGCGTTCGCCGGCCGGCTCCGCAAATTCACCGCGGCCGAGGTCGAGGAACGGGCGTTCGCCGCGCAGGCCGTGGCGTCGGCCGTCCGTACGCAGGAAGAGTGGGCGGCCACCCCGCAGGGTGCGGCCGCGGCGTCGGGTGACCTGGTACCCACCGTCGTACATCCCGGTCATTCGCCGGGGTCGCGGCGGTCCGGGCAGGCCTCCGCGACGACACCGCTGAGCGAGATCACGGTTCTCGATCTGACCCGGGTGATCGCCGGCCCCGTCGCCACCCGCACGCTCGCGCTCCTGGGCGCCGAGGTCCTGCGCATCGACCCGCCGTTTCTCCCCGAAATCGCCGTGCAGCATCTCGACACCGGGCAGGGTAAACGGTCGACGCTGCTCGATGTGACGTCGGTGGCGGGCCGCAGGCGGTGGGAGGAGCTTCTTTCCGACGCGAATGTGGTCGTCACCGGCTACCGTCCGGGCGCCCTCGACACCCTGCTCGATCGCGCACCCGCACAGGTGGTGCGGGGCAGGGTGAGTGCGTGGGGCCGCACCGGCCCCTGGGCGGGTAGGCGGGGCTTCGACAGCATCGTCCAGGCCGCATCGGGTATCTCGCTCGTCGAGGGTGGGCACGCCCCCGGCGCGCTGCCCGCGCAGGCTCTCGATCACGCCAGTGGATACCTGCTCGCCGCCGGCATCGTCGACGCGCTGACCGCGCACCGATCCGACGGCTGCGGCCGGACCGTCGACGTCTCCCTCGCGCGCACTGGTGCGTGGTTGCTGAGTGCACCCGGCCGGTCCGCCGACCCGCCGGCAGCCGCAGTTCCCGGACCGAACGCCGTAGTGTCACACGGAACTTCGGTCACCAGCCGCCCTGCACTGGCCGAGTACGACGACTACCCCTTCCCGGCCCGCCCGTGGGGCGAGGATCCAGCGGCGTGGGCAGCAACCCGCTGA
- a CDS encoding nucleoside hydrolase: MSAPAQRLIVDVDTGIDDSLALLYLLASPEAEILGIASTAGNVPVEQVAANNLNWLGLCRAPDIEVALGARVPLDCPLRTTEDTHGPQGIGYAVLPDSGRSVSGRDATTMWVELVREHPGEVTGLVTGPLTNLALAIRAEPELPRLLHRLVVMGGAYNHPGNTTPTTEWNVSVDPEAAKEVFDAFSGLPEGRRPILCGLDITETIEMTPDHVRRLAEAAGSVPAEVISPEDAPHIRSRTSNPVIRHLSDAIRFYMDFHRSHNQGFIAHMHDPFAAAVALNPDLARTRPATVDVELHGTLTRGTTVADWVGHWNREPNADIAVSTDPATFFDDLIDRVGRYAKSIG, from the coding sequence ATGAGCGCCCCCGCGCAGCGCCTGATCGTCGATGTCGACACCGGAATCGACGATTCGCTGGCCCTTCTGTATCTGCTGGCCAGCCCGGAAGCGGAGATCCTCGGGATCGCCAGCACCGCCGGGAACGTGCCCGTCGAGCAGGTCGCAGCCAACAATCTGAACTGGCTCGGGCTGTGCCGTGCACCCGACATCGAAGTGGCCCTCGGTGCGCGGGTGCCGCTCGACTGCCCGTTGCGGACCACCGAGGACACGCACGGGCCGCAGGGCATCGGGTACGCCGTCCTCCCCGACTCCGGCCGGTCCGTCTCGGGGCGGGACGCGACCACGATGTGGGTCGAACTCGTCCGCGAGCATCCCGGCGAGGTCACCGGACTCGTCACCGGACCGCTGACCAATCTGGCGTTGGCAATCCGCGCGGAACCCGAACTTCCCCGGCTGCTGCACCGGCTGGTGGTGATGGGCGGCGCCTACAACCATCCGGGCAACACCACCCCCACCACCGAATGGAACGTCTCCGTCGACCCCGAGGCCGCGAAGGAGGTGTTCGACGCTTTCTCCGGGCTCCCGGAGGGCCGGCGTCCCATCCTCTGCGGGCTCGACATCACCGAGACCATCGAAATGACACCGGACCATGTTCGCCGTCTCGCCGAAGCGGCGGGAAGTGTTCCCGCCGAGGTCATTTCACCGGAGGATGCGCCGCACATCCGGTCACGGACCAGCAACCCGGTGATCCGTCACCTGTCGGACGCCATCCGGTTCTACATGGATTTTCATCGCAGCCACAACCAGGGCTTCATCGCGCACATGCACGACCCGTTCGCTGCGGCGGTGGCGTTGAACCCGGACCTCGCCCGGACACGTCCGGCCACCGTCGACGTCGAACTCCATGGAACCCTGACCAGGGGCACCACGGTCGCCGACTGGGTCGGCCACTGGAATCGGGAACCCAACGCGGACATCGCGGTGAGCACCGACCCGGCCACGTTCTTCGACGACCTCATCGACCGGGTCGGCCGCTACGCGAAATCGATCGGCTGA